The genomic window AGatccagaattttgaaaaatcgtATGTACTTTTGAATCTGGATATTCGCCTTTTTATCTATGTATAGATCTGGGGGATTTGGTTTGAATATGGTTCACAATGATTTGCTAAAAAGGGTAATTATTGGTTCGTGGTGATATTCGTTCGATCTGTTGTGACGCATCTCTTTGCTTTTGTGTCTTGAACATTTCAAAAGCGTTAATCTCTACATATTTTGATCAAaacttattatttgattttgcgAGTATGTATTGTAATTTTATATGTGAGTAAGATTGTTCTGAATGCGAATCTCACGGGTCTATTTTATTTGGCAGATCTTTGTTTAAGGTTTTAAGAAATCATGGGTAAAGAGAAGACTCACATCAACATTGTGGTCATTGGCCACGTCGACTCAGGAAAGTCGACCACCACCGGTCACTTGATCTACAAGTTGGGAGGTATTGACAAGCGTGTGATCGAAAGATTCGAGAAGGAAGCTGCTGAGATGAACAAGAGGTCCTTCAAGTATGCCTGGGTGCTCGACAAGCTCAAGGCCGAGCGTGAAAGAGGTATCACCATCGATATTGCCTTGTGGAAGTTCGAGACCACCAAATACTACTGCACTGTCATTGATGCTCCCGGACACAGGGATTTCATCAAGAACATGATTACTGGAACTTCCCAGGCCGACTGTGCCGTTCTCATCATCGATTCCACCACTGGTGGTTTTGAAGCTGGTATCTCGAAGGATGGTCAGACCCGTGAGCACGCTCTCCTTGCTTTCACCCTTGGTGTCAAGCAGATGATTTGCTGTTGCAACAAGGTGAGATGATTAAACAGAATATGAGTTGATTGTCCTTTTCTGATTACTTATTCATTTTCTAATGCTAGCTTTTCTGTGCTATAGATGGATGCCACCACACCCAAGTACTCCAAGGCCCGTTATGATGAAATCGTGAAGGAAGTCTCATCCTACTTGAAGAAGGTCGGATACAACCCAGACAAAATCGCATTTGTTCCCATCTCTGGTTTTGAGGGAGACAACATGATTGAGAGGTCTACAAACCTCGACTGGTACAAGGGACCAACCCTTCTTGAGGCCCTTGACCAGATCAATGAGCCAAAGAGGCCATCAGACAAGCCCCTCCGTCTACCTCTTCAGGATGTGTACAAGATTGGAGGTATTGGAACTGTGCCAGTGGGACGTGTTGAGACAGGTGTCTTGAAGCCCGGTATGGTTGTGACCTTTGGACCTACTGGACTGACAACTGAAGTTAAGTCTGTTGAGATGCACCACGAAGCTCTTACAGAGGCCCTCCCCGGTGACAATGTTGGGTTCAACGTCAAGAATGTTGCAGTGAAGGATCTCAAGCGTGGTTTTGTTGCCTCAAACTCCAAGGATGACCCTGCCAAGGAGGCTGCTAACTTCACCTCCCAAGTCATCATCATGAACCACCCTGGCCAGATCGGAAATGGCTATGCGCCAGTGCTTGATTGCCACACCTCCCACATTGCTGTCAAGTTTGCTGAGCTCGTGACCAAGATTGACAGGCGATCTGGTAAGGAGCTTGAGAAGGAGCCCAAGTTCTTGAAGAATGGTGATGCAGGTCTTGTTAAGATGATTCCCACCAAGCCCATGGTTGTGGAAACCTTCTCTGAGTACCCACCTCTTGGTCGTTTTGCCGTCAGGGACATGCGTCAAACTGTGGCTGTGGGAGTTATCAAGAATGTGGAGAAGAAGGATGCTACCGGAGCCAAGGTCACCAAGGCTGCCCAGAAGAAGAAGTGAATCGTGCAGGGTGGTTTGAAGCAAGGGTACCAGCACCATCTCTACAATAAGTATTTGTCCCTTGTTTGCAGTATCTGTGTTTCTCGATTAGGGAGCTTGTTTATTGGACCTAGTTTCAAGTCTTCACCCTCGTCTCGTAACTTTTGTTCCCAGAACTGGGTTCTAGATCGACGGTGGCAAGGCTTTTTGGTTTTaccatgattttattttctgccTGCTTTTAGTTTTGATGTGTCTGAGAATACTTTTAAGTTTTGTAAACTGCAGTGAATTTTAGGACTTGTCCTACACTGCTAATTTGGATTTTGAACATCGAGTCTATATCATGTGCTTTAAACTTTAATTGTATCGACTCTTGATTGTGTTTTAATCAATATCCTCTATGTTTTAGTTTACTTTTGTTTCGTGATGGGGTTATGTTTTGTTATATTAAGTTGAAATTAGTTGTTCAAAAATTTTTCCCCGGTTTTCGTTAAATGGTCTTTTCCGAAACAtttgtttttgaaattaaagGACCCAAAACCTATCTGAAATGTCGTACCCCGATATATATTACAAGTTGAAATTAGTTCTTAAAATTTCTTCCAGTATTATGCATAGTTTTTTGTAAtcttttggaggaaaagtgtaaAACTTACATTTTTGCGAGTATCAGTTTTCTTTTATGCATCAAGGACTTCAAATTTGAACAACGCaggaaagaagaaacaaaaatgcaaatcgaaggaaagaagaaacaaaaatgccaactgaaataaatatttttaataaagaacgaaggaaattgcagaaaagaaaatggaagtcTTCAACGAAGTTAAGGGTTGAAGATAACAATTCGAAACTTACAGAAAAATGAAAATGACTTTgcgaagaaaaataaattgcttgaagagaaatgacaagaatttgaaaagaaaatattaaGACATGGAAGGAACCACAGGGAATGAACTAGTGACAGGCTCAGTcaaaagaattcgaaaataactGTTCTCCCCTAATGCAAACTAAGTAATTGCTCGTGCATTATATTGTTAAACTCCACATGTCAACTGTTATCTTCATTCTTCGACGAGTTATATCAAATCAAGTCCCTTTTGACAACAACCTCACAAATTCCTCTTCTCGAATTGACCAGCAATTTTTCTACTTACAAATTGTCCCTTAGGATCGTTATTATCTTCGAGAACGAAATAAACGAGATCCTAAACAGGGCTCATTTTAAatcctaataaaaataaaaaatccgttTATATGTTTAATAATTGTCCTCATCATCACGATCCCATTAATTACGTGCATATCGCGCATCTAATTATttgctctttctttctctctcttttgaaCTTCAAtttccaatatatatatatatatattttgaaacaaaaaatttCAACACACTAAAGTGGAGCAATAAACAAACCAaatataacaagaaaataaaccaaaaaaggCAAACCCAACACTAAGAATCAATCTCCTGGTATTTTTAACATTGTCATTAACAACCAAAATGATTAATACCAGTCCATTCTTTGTAGCTCAAACATTCTTCTTTGTATAAACTTAACACCTGCTTCTTTATTGTTAAAAATTCTTTCATTACATTCCAACCATATGTTTCAAATTACTGCAAAAAACCCAACTAGCCACGTCTTCTACTCCTCTTTTCTATGAGACATGTCAGTCCAATTTTCAAACAATTCTTTAACGGTTCCAGAGATCGTCCAACTCTATCAAAACACCTCAACCAAGCGCACCAGCCAAGTAAActcacaaaagaaaaataaataaaggaCAAATTCCATCTCTTTTTTACACAGCACACATATCCAATAATTATATATTAACCCAAAACACTCTTCatcttcaaaaaaaatttttcaaacaatCAACCGTCACTTTCAGCAACACAAGTTCTTTGCACTCTTTCTTCTGATCCACCACCATTGTTGTCAAAGATTTTATAATTCCCTTGCATTTTTCTGGTACGTGCTACTTTGTTCTATTCTCATTTTTCCATTCAAAACTACCCCATCATCTTTACCAAGAAGGGCAGACCATCTCAAAAACTTCTGAGAGATCAAGCTTAAAAATTCTTTCAACCACCATGGACACTATCATCAAAGACCCAGTCGATACCACGAATGACAAaaagattattttcttccctttctctgTTGAAAACAAACTTCATTATTTCGTCAGCCCTCTAAACTCCCGAGAACAAGCAANNNNNNNNNNNNNNNNNNNNNNNNNNNNNNNNNNNNNNNNNNNNNNNNNNNNNNNNNNNNNTTGTAGCCTCTTTCATCGACCATGTCGAACCTTTTGTAACAACCCTAAGATTTCTTTCAAAAATGCAAATTTTCTTACTTTAAAAGAATGGAACCCTTTAAGACAGATGAGTGAAAATTTGCAAGAATCTATGACCTTCTCGTACTCTCTCAATTCCAACTTTCAACGCATCATTTGATGATTGGGGCTGCATTATGTTTTTGGAATAAAACCACCAACAACTTTCATCTATTTTGTGGTATGGTGGGACTCACACTTTTCGATGTAGCAACTATCACAGAGCTTTCCCCAATCGGGCCTATAATTACTTTTGATATGAAACCTGAGTACAAATACAATATTGTCCTAAAAAACTCTTATTGGAAATTTATCTGGCAAAACATGGGAGAAAAAGATAGTCCAATCGTAAATGATGAGCATATAACCTTTCTATGCTATTGCCTCAATGCTATAGTCTTTTGCTCAAGAAGTGTTTCAATACAAAAACTATACATCACACTAGCTGCTTTGATTCATGACAAGCGCAAACTTAACTTGGCCAAGTTACTTTTGGGAAATCTTTATGATGAACTCGGACAAATGGTCGATAGCCTCCGTAATAAATCTTCAATCAACATTGGGTAACCACTCTGGCTATTGCAACTCTGCCTGAATGCAATTTTTGAGAAACACATGAAGCACAAAGGAGTGGCTCCTTCTGAAAGACAGAGTCTTGAAGAACTCCGATTGGTTACTTTGCAACCAAATCTTGCTCATTCGTATCCACCAGTGAGCTTTTTTGGGAAGttgttttcaaaacttcattCAAGCAAAAGTTTTCAAAACAAAGATCTAAATTTTGCTCCATTTGTCGACAGCAAATGTGGACCAACCTGATTTCGACACCCTATAGTTCgaaaagatgaagatgaagatgcaTAGCGGGTGAATGATGAAATGTGGTCTAACTTTCTCACCATTCAAGTGATACTGACAGGTATTCCTCAGTTCAAAAAAGATCAATTCCGAGTCACTCTCCATGCTTCCCATTATGTTGTAAGATAAATGGATTTTTCTCAAGCTTTTTCCAGCACCATTTCCTTGCAAAACCCCTCCTCTTTGTCAAATAAATTTTAACAGGAAGAAAGAAATTGACAAGTGTCTTGATTATAATGAGAGATGTCAAAGTCATTACTGTCCTCTCTCTTTCATTTGTAGCAGCTATGTCACTAAATCTTTTGTCAAGTGGTAGACCAACTACTATTCTCACTATGATCGATGACTAGAGAACATCTTTAAGGGATTCATCAAATCTTCTTCAGGTACCCTTGAAATGCCGATTTCAAAAtcttcaaaaagaaaaataagccaTCAAAGCATCAAAAAGACAAAAAGACACCAAAACTCTCACCAGCAAGGTAACTCACCCAATTTCGTATCCATTTTCTTATGAAAATTCTATTGTCACTCTCTTTTGGTAACTATGTGCTTATTTCATCAAACTTCAATCTAAGGGGATTCTTCCATTCAAGAAGCTACTGACAGACCTACCATCTTACCCACAAAAGAAGCTctcagcaactctagtgaatctTCTACTAATTCAGACACCTTGAGTTCTAAGAAAACTTCAACAAATTCAATGCATTCATCGAGCTTTCAACCCCAAGAAATTGAGGTATTCCAATGATCTTCAACTTTTACATTTTACAAAATTATATTATCACCTACAAGGATTGATGTCGATCTTACTGAGTTCCTTCTTCCCCTTCCGTGGAAAGTAGTCCGACTGAAAAAGCCAAGAAAGCAAATAAACCTGCCTCTAATGCTAACCTGCAGACTGATGAGACACAAAACCTTGTTGACAAAGTCAACCACGATATTGCCCCACAACAAGGATGCAAATGATCTGCACCAGACAAAGTTTTCAGTCCACAAGAGGCAGATTTAGAGGAACGTCTTTTTGCTGTATCAAGTTTATCTCACAAAATAGAAGTAGGTCCTCGAGTTCCATCTACTAATGAGTCATCAGGACATGGACTTTTCAAAGAATTGACTCCCCAGGATCTTGAGAGTTTAAAGATGCTTCTTCATCTTTTAAAACATACAATTGATGAATGAAAAAATCGAGACGAATACTTTGCTTTCCACCATATGGAGTACCACTCTCGAATATCAAGTACCTATAAGCTTTTCTGAGCAAGTGAAGAAATTTGAGAAAATTGCTAACAATTTATTTATTTCTCACAGCAAGCTCACTGACTACAGGAAAAATATAGGAGAAATCCAGACAGAATATGCGCAAGTCGAAGCTTCTTTGGCATCGACACATAAAACTTATAACAAATATGAAGCAAGTGTTGCTTGGTGACGGGTAGAAATTAatgtcggtttagaatttctcaaaataattgaatcactttgttgcaagcatagtctagaTGAACAATGGATTCTCTATCAAAGATTAACTTATTGTCccaagttcaacccaataaaagtgcaaaaatttaaataaatagaaaataaatcaaacaactaaagataacaaacACTAAAGAGACATTCAttgcaaggattgagaatcaaggttttctatcttagtcattaatcataatacaataattatcaagagctAAGCCAATTACGTTATCTTTCCATTGGAAGAAAGTCAAGTATGCCTAGTTAACCCAAATCCATAAGTAATGTCAATGAAAATAAGATTAACTAACTCTAGATCATCAATATAAATTGGGtatcaatgactcaagattacctaacttctctttctaagccaagaatgctcaaaatctactctaaaactaagcattttatcaaacatttggtgtgcaataaaagaaaagcatattaaattgcaataataataaaatctactactaccaaatgcaaaaaaataacaataacaactcaattaaataataagaaataTAGAAAGACACTAATTAcatgaaagaaaatgaaaattaacaatagtgttcataaactaaaaagtaGCTCAAATGAGAAATTAATAAGAGAAACTAAGAAAATTAAAGTAAtggaacaaggaaaagtaaaaggtACTAGatcaaagcaagaattaaaatctaaatctaagagagattagCCTAAATCTACCCAAaatcttctctctctaaaaaattaTCCTAAAACATGTTTCTACACTAatctaattgctctccccttgttcctccttgaatttggcttcaaatacttcagaaatgagttggatttgggcctggatgagcttagaaatcgccctcagcgtgttcctttaatgaagtcacgtgacaAGTGTCACACAGATGCGTAGGCGCTTGACAAAAACTCTGATCACACGTGCGCAGAATTGGGCAGATTACCAAAACCTCATTTCTTTATTAATTcttcatttttgcatgctttttcttcattccttcaaccaatctttgccttctaaacctgaaaccacttacaaatacatcaaggcatcgaatgaaattaaaagaaattaaatttagcaatttaagagtctaaaaaacatgtttttaatCTTAAacacaatttaggagaaattcacaaaaccatgttatttcattgaataaatgtgagataagttgataaaattcattaaattcaacacaagattaACCCTAACATTAGGGTTTATCAGTTGCCAATGCTCTTGAACAATGGGCTCGATCCAGAGAAGAGCTCAAAAAAGAACTTGCTAAAGTTCGTGCAGATGAAGCTCTATTATAAGGACCTTTCCTCAAAGctgataaaagaaaaatatatcttAATCGAGAATTATGTGAAATGAAAAGCACTCGAgttaaaatcaagagaaaatatgagaaaTTACAACTTGAAGAACACGATGAAGTTGTTGTCTATAGCTTGATCGATGAAGAGAGAGTGCGTCTTAGATTCGATTTAGAAAAACTATTGGAGCCTTATTTATAAAGTCTTAGAATGCTAAGCTTCCTTGTATTTAGTCTTTACTCTTTATTATCTTTATGCTATCAACGATCCGctctttattttaaatattatcttCCAGACACcgatattatttaaatattttttattggtcGATTTAACTTCGGCACCAATATTAATATACTTGATTTTATGAGCATTTCCTAAATACAATTTAATTACCCGATAAGGTCCTTCTCAATCAGGAGACCACTTCCCATGCATAAACCCTCGATTTCTTTTCTAACAATTAAATAACTTTAATAAATAATTCGCTAATATAAAAACTTTTTCCTTCACCTGTGGATTATAAACACGAGCTATATTCTCTTTTTGTCAAATAAGATTATCGAGTGCGAAAATGCACTCATTATCTAAATCACTTAATTTGTCAAACATAGCACTCCAATAATCTTTAATTGGCAAATCATCTTGTC from Arachis ipaensis cultivar K30076 chromosome B09, Araip1.1, whole genome shotgun sequence includes these protein-coding regions:
- the LOC107617327 gene encoding LOW QUALITY PROTEIN: elongation factor 1-alpha (The sequence of the model RefSeq protein was modified relative to this genomic sequence to represent the inferred CDS: inserted 1 base in 1 codon), whose protein sequence is MGKEKTHINIVVIGHVDSGKSTTTGHLIYKLGGIDKRVIERFEKEAAEMNKRSFKYAWVLDKLKAERERGITIDIALWKFETTKYYCTVIDAPGHRDFIKNMITGTSQADCAVLIIDSTTGGFEAGISKDGQTREHALLAFTLGVKQMICCCNKMDATTPKYSKARYDEIVKEVSSYLKKVGYNPDKIAFVPISGFEGDNMIERSTNLDWYKGPTLLEALDQINEPKRPSDKPLRLPLQDVYKIGGIGTVPVGRVETGVLKPGMVVTFGPTGLTTEVKSVEMHHEALTEALPGDNVGFNVKNVAVKDLKRGFVASNSKDDPAKEAANFTSQVIIMNHPGQIGNGYAPVLDCHTSHIAVKFAELVTKIDRRSGKELEKEPKFLKNGDAGLVKMIPTKPMVVETFSEYPPLGRFAVRDMRQTVAVGVIKNVEKKDATGAKVTKAAXEEEVNRAGWFEARVPAPSLQ